The following coding sequences lie in one Alloacidobacterium dinghuense genomic window:
- a CDS encoding phosphoketolase family protein has product MSEPLSSELLGKMNAYWRAANYLSVGQIYLKDNPLLERPLSMDDIKPRLLGHWGTTPGLNFIYVHLNRIIKAHNINMIYIIGPGHGGPGIVANTYLEGSYTEIYPHIEQGEDGIKRLFRQFSWPYGIPSHVAPETPGSIHEGGELGYSLLHAYGAALDNPDLIVTCIVGDGEAETGPCATSWHSNKFLNPITDGAVLPILHLNGYKIANPTVLSRIPQSELEALMRGYGYNPYFIEGSDPTTMHQQMAALLDKVYAEIRAIQKKARDANDPTRPAWPMIVMRTPKGWTGPKEVDGKPVEGTWRAHQVPFSTVHGNPGHLKLLEEWLSSYKPQELFDEQGQFRDEFAEIAPKGRLRMGMNPHANGGLLMQPLELPDFADYEVKIKQPGGTEAEATRVLGYFLRDVMKANLKNKNFRVFGPDETASNRLDAVYEVAEKRWIAETLPVDENLQADGRVMEILSEHMCQGWLEGYLLTGRHGFFSCYEAFIHIIDSMFNQHAKWLKVTCDIPWRKPIASLNYLLSSHVWRQDHNGFSHQDPGFIDHVANKKADVVRIYLPPDANTLLSVGSHCLRSQHYVNLIIAGKQPAPVWLTMEQAIRHCTAGLGVWDWASNDDGDPDVVMACAGDVPTLETLAAVSLLRQHIPDLKIRVVNVVDLMTLQPVAEHPHGLPDEDFDRMFTKDKPVIFAFHGYATLIHRLTYRRTNHGSIHVRGYKEEGTTTTPFDMCVLNDMDRFTLALDAVRRVPRLRQLTDEAMQKFTEKRQAHKLYVSQYGEDLPEVRNWSWSGGGKGATSQDTGGDNV; this is encoded by the coding sequence ATGAGCGAACCCCTTTCGTCCGAATTGCTGGGCAAGATGAACGCCTACTGGCGTGCGGCCAATTACCTCTCTGTAGGCCAGATCTATCTCAAAGACAATCCCCTGCTTGAACGTCCGTTGTCGATGGATGACATCAAGCCGCGGCTCCTGGGCCATTGGGGAACCACTCCCGGATTGAACTTCATCTACGTACATCTCAATCGCATCATCAAGGCACACAACATCAACATGATCTACATCATTGGGCCCGGCCACGGCGGCCCCGGAATCGTGGCGAATACTTACCTCGAAGGCTCGTACACCGAAATCTACCCGCACATCGAGCAAGGCGAGGACGGCATCAAGCGCCTCTTCCGCCAATTCTCGTGGCCTTACGGCATACCCAGCCACGTCGCTCCCGAGACTCCGGGCTCAATCCACGAGGGCGGTGAGTTAGGCTACTCGCTGCTGCACGCTTACGGCGCAGCCCTCGACAATCCCGACCTGATCGTCACCTGCATCGTCGGCGATGGAGAAGCGGAAACCGGCCCGTGCGCCACCAGTTGGCATTCAAACAAGTTCCTCAATCCCATCACTGACGGGGCCGTGCTGCCCATCCTGCACCTGAACGGCTACAAGATCGCGAACCCAACTGTTCTGTCGCGCATTCCCCAGAGCGAGCTCGAAGCGCTGATGCGCGGTTATGGCTACAATCCCTACTTCATCGAGGGCAGCGATCCCACAACCATGCACCAGCAAATGGCTGCCTTGCTGGACAAGGTATACGCCGAGATTCGCGCCATCCAGAAAAAGGCCCGTGATGCCAACGACCCAACACGCCCGGCGTGGCCGATGATCGTGATGCGTACGCCCAAAGGTTGGACGGGACCGAAAGAAGTAGACGGAAAGCCAGTGGAAGGCACGTGGCGAGCGCATCAGGTCCCATTTTCGACAGTGCACGGCAATCCCGGACACCTGAAGCTCCTGGAAGAGTGGCTCTCCAGCTACAAGCCGCAGGAGCTTTTCGACGAACAGGGTCAATTCCGCGACGAGTTCGCCGAAATCGCCCCGAAGGGCAGATTGCGCATGGGTATGAATCCGCATGCCAACGGGGGACTCCTGATGCAACCGCTCGAACTGCCCGACTTCGCCGATTACGAAGTAAAGATCAAGCAGCCGGGTGGAACGGAAGCAGAAGCCACGCGCGTCCTGGGCTATTTTCTGCGCGATGTGATGAAGGCCAATCTGAAGAACAAAAATTTCCGCGTCTTCGGTCCGGACGAAACAGCGTCGAACCGGCTTGATGCTGTCTACGAAGTTGCGGAAAAGCGCTGGATTGCCGAAACGCTGCCGGTAGATGAAAACCTTCAGGCCGATGGCCGCGTGATGGAGATCCTCAGCGAGCACATGTGCCAGGGATGGCTCGAAGGCTATCTGCTCACTGGCCGCCACGGCTTTTTCTCCTGCTACGAAGCCTTTATTCACATCATCGATTCCATGTTCAACCAGCATGCAAAGTGGCTGAAAGTAACATGCGATATACCATGGCGCAAGCCCATTGCTTCGCTGAATTACCTGCTGAGCTCACATGTATGGCGTCAGGACCACAATGGATTCAGCCACCAGGACCCCGGCTTCATCGATCACGTCGCGAACAAAAAAGCGGATGTTGTGCGCATCTATCTGCCGCCCGATGCCAACACGCTGCTCTCTGTCGGCAGCCACTGCCTGCGCAGTCAGCATTACGTAAACCTCATCATTGCCGGCAAGCAGCCCGCTCCGGTGTGGCTCACGATGGAGCAGGCGATCCGCCACTGCACGGCTGGTCTGGGCGTATGGGACTGGGCAAGCAACGATGACGGCGATCCCGATGTCGTGATGGCGTGCGCCGGTGATGTGCCGACGTTGGAGACGCTTGCCGCAGTATCGCTGCTGCGTCAGCACATCCCTGATCTCAAAATTCGCGTCGTGAATGTCGTCGATCTCATGACTCTGCAGCCTGTCGCCGAGCATCCGCACGGCCTGCCCGATGAAGACTTCGACCGCATGTTCACCAAAGACAAGCCTGTCATCTTTGCGTTCCATGGCTATGCCACGCTGATTCACCGCCTGACCTATCGCAGGACGAATCACGGCAGTATCCACGTCCGCGGCTACAAGGAGGAAGGCACGACCACCACTCCATTCGACATGTGCGTCCTCAATGACATGGACCGCTTTACTCTCGCGCTCGATGCCGTGCGCCGCGTTCCGCGCCTTCGACAGTTAACCGACGAAGCCATGCAGAAATTCACCGAGAAGCGCCAGGCGCATAAACTCTACGTCTCGCAATACGGTGAAGACTTACCCGAAGTCCGCAACTGGAGCTGGTCCGGTGGCGGCAAAGGCGCAACGAGCCAGGACACAGGTGGCGACAACGTATGA
- a CDS encoding acetate/propionate family kinase: MKPILVINSGSSSLKFGLFVDQGGDEHLVVRGNADAIGSDRSTLEIFDEQGNQIFKETRCLDSQKEALNSISEQSAALKLEPPIAVGHRVVHGGPHLVTHQRITAEVLATLQRAVHFAPVHIPAAVEIIRHVERVFPQLPQFACFDTAFHQTMPEAVYRYPIPEKYFAAGVRRFGFHGLSYASIVHDLGKDLPSKVVIAHLGNGASLAAIADGKSVDTSMGLTPTGGIPMSTRAGDLDPGVPLFLIRNQKLDTDALETLLNHNSGLKALGGTNDMRELQKASDSGDSKAALAIEIFCRSIAKTIASFAAVLGGLDLLVFAGGIGEHSSTVRASVCDRLGFLGIALDAARNNASSAVISADSSKVRVRVMSTEEEKQIARYCRVLLQAHS; the protein is encoded by the coding sequence ATGAAGCCGATCCTGGTTATCAACAGCGGCTCATCTTCGCTCAAATTTGGCTTGTTCGTCGATCAGGGCGGAGATGAGCACCTCGTCGTGCGTGGCAATGCCGATGCCATCGGCAGCGACCGTAGCACGCTGGAGATTTTCGACGAGCAAGGAAACCAAATCTTCAAAGAGACTCGGTGCCTCGATTCGCAAAAAGAGGCATTGAACTCGATTTCTGAGCAATCCGCTGCGCTTAAACTCGAGCCGCCGATCGCCGTCGGTCATCGTGTCGTGCACGGCGGTCCACATCTGGTGACGCACCAGCGAATCACGGCTGAGGTACTGGCAACGCTTCAGCGAGCGGTGCATTTCGCGCCCGTGCACATCCCCGCTGCTGTTGAGATCATCCGCCATGTTGAAAGAGTCTTTCCGCAATTGCCGCAGTTTGCGTGTTTTGACACGGCCTTCCATCAGACCATGCCGGAAGCCGTTTACCGATACCCAATTCCTGAGAAATATTTTGCGGCGGGTGTAAGACGTTTCGGATTTCACGGTTTATCGTACGCATCGATCGTCCACGATCTCGGCAAGGATCTCCCGTCCAAAGTCGTGATCGCTCATCTCGGCAACGGAGCCAGCCTTGCTGCGATTGCTGATGGCAAGTCGGTTGACACCAGCATGGGCCTCACGCCAACCGGTGGCATTCCGATGAGCACGCGGGCGGGCGATCTCGATCCCGGCGTTCCGCTCTTCCTCATTCGCAATCAGAAGCTGGATACGGACGCGCTAGAGACTCTGCTGAATCACAATTCAGGCCTGAAGGCGCTCGGTGGAACGAATGACATGCGAGAGCTGCAAAAAGCCTCAGATAGCGGAGATAGCAAGGCTGCTCTCGCCATTGAAATTTTCTGCCGATCGATCGCGAAGACCATCGCATCCTTCGCCGCCGTCCTTGGTGGCCTGGATCTTCTCGTCTTCGCCGGAGGAATCGGTGAACACAGTTCCACTGTGCGCGCCAGCGTTTGTGACCGCCTCGGATTCCTGGGAATCGCGCTCGACGCAGCACGCAACAACGCATCTTCAGCTGTGATTTCAGCTGACTCCAGCAAAGTGCGCGTTCGCGTCATGTCAACCGAAGAAGAAAAACAGATTGCCCGCTATTGCCGCGTATTGCTCCAGGCGCATAGCTAG
- a CDS encoding acyltransferase family protein, with protein sequence MTATTVTSPSVAGVQTRLISLDVLRGITIAFMILVNNNGDERYAYWPLKHALWNGWTPTDLVFPTFLFVAGVSLVFSFESRLAKGASKASLLSHAVRRSVILFALGLVVNGFPFFHLSTLRIYGVLQRFAVCLLVASAIYLYSRGKSKVATLVTVLVAALVSYWIIMRWMPVPGYGLPTRDIPLLDKDANWVAYLDRHIFPGRLYEGTRDPEGLLSNLPALGTALLGMLTAIWLRTKKSASTKFVGLFAAAIAGLILGKIWGHWFPINKKLWTSSYVLFAAGWSLLGLSICYWLIEIKQWRRGWTFPWVVFGSNAIAVYVFSELLPALLSDVHVGSNHHTLGQVIYSHIFAHVPDPSFGSLLYSLCYVSVCFIPALILYRKKIFIKI encoded by the coding sequence ATGACGGCCACTACTGTTACAAGTCCTTCCGTTGCCGGTGTGCAGACGCGGCTCATTTCCCTCGATGTGCTTCGCGGTATCACCATCGCGTTCATGATTCTGGTTAACAACAATGGCGATGAGCGGTACGCCTACTGGCCTCTTAAACATGCGCTTTGGAACGGATGGACACCGACCGACCTGGTCTTTCCCACCTTCCTGTTCGTGGCCGGTGTTTCTCTGGTTTTCTCCTTTGAATCGCGCCTTGCGAAAGGCGCATCGAAGGCTTCGCTGCTTTCGCATGCTGTGCGACGCTCCGTCATTTTGTTTGCTTTAGGTCTCGTCGTAAACGGCTTTCCTTTTTTCCATTTGTCCACATTGCGGATCTATGGCGTCCTTCAGCGCTTTGCTGTCTGCCTGCTGGTGGCCAGCGCTATTTATCTGTACAGCCGCGGAAAGAGCAAGGTTGCGACCCTGGTAACCGTTCTTGTCGCTGCGCTCGTGAGTTACTGGATCATCATGCGCTGGATGCCGGTGCCGGGATATGGATTGCCGACACGCGATATTCCGTTGCTCGACAAGGATGCCAATTGGGTTGCGTATCTGGACCGCCATATCTTTCCCGGCCGACTCTATGAAGGGACACGTGATCCGGAAGGACTGCTGAGCAACCTGCCTGCGCTCGGGACGGCGCTGCTGGGCATGCTGACGGCGATCTGGCTGCGCACAAAGAAGAGCGCTTCCACGAAGTTCGTTGGCCTGTTCGCCGCCGCGATTGCCGGACTGATCCTGGGAAAGATCTGGGGTCACTGGTTCCCGATCAATAAGAAGCTCTGGACGAGTTCCTACGTTCTGTTTGCTGCCGGATGGTCGCTGCTTGGCTTGTCGATTTGCTACTGGCTCATTGAAATCAAGCAGTGGAGGCGTGGCTGGACGTTTCCGTGGGTTGTTTTCGGATCGAATGCGATTGCGGTCTATGTGTTCTCTGAACTACTGCCGGCGCTTCTCTCTGATGTTCATGTTGGCAGCAATCACCATACGCTGGGTCAGGTGATCTATTCGCACATCTTTGCGCATGTTCCAGACCCGTCATTTGGGTCGTTGCTCTATTCTCTATGCTACGTTTCCGTGTGCTTTATTCCGGCGCTGATTCTCTACAGAAAAAAGATCTTCATCAAGATCTAG
- a CDS encoding Na+/H+ antiporter produces the protein MTVNIHHLELLMLLLLLFVVGLAVLARRIGQPYPIVFVLGGFVLSFLPPVPDIALRPDFVFLVVLPPLVFAAAHNSSWRDFRENSFIILSLAFGLVAFTVIGVGVVTHLLFRQLTLQAGLVLGAVVSTTDALAASSIAQKLGLPQRIVHILEAESLINDASGLLALSFTVNIILNGHGPSFRAAVGELLYLSIGGLLIGLAIAWVHSRLILRIEATQIELTMTLMTPYIVYLLAERLHTSGVMATVACGLYLGHRRAQLLSLGARLESRAVWNTVDFVLNGVVFLLLGLQISIVLAGIEGLRIGQLIAGGLIVSLIVIALRFLWVLPGAWVGQKLRQIHSGIKMSPVDRRYAFVVGWGGMRGAIALAAAVSLPETLRNGAPFPARNIIIFFTFCVILVTLVIQGLSFPFVIRKLGLAQGEKEDPEEQFAQKKMIHNALEYLQREKEQKPREKEVYEAVERNYKRRLALLTDAQDTAKQEVITQAHRYLEISRAARDIERRTAGELLARSQINDVVYQQLIMDIDLLDKRFATTPPA, from the coding sequence ATGACGGTTAACATCCATCACCTCGAACTGTTGATGCTGCTGTTGCTGCTCTTTGTGGTCGGCCTGGCTGTACTGGCGCGACGAATCGGGCAGCCATATCCGATAGTGTTTGTGCTGGGCGGATTTGTGCTTAGCTTCCTGCCCCCGGTGCCGGATATCGCTCTGCGGCCTGATTTTGTTTTCCTGGTGGTCCTGCCGCCTCTGGTCTTTGCGGCTGCGCACAACTCCTCCTGGCGCGATTTCAGGGAGAACAGCTTCATCATCCTGTCGCTTGCATTCGGGCTGGTGGCATTTACGGTGATCGGCGTTGGAGTTGTTACTCACTTGCTGTTCCGGCAACTTACGTTGCAGGCAGGCCTGGTGCTGGGCGCTGTTGTTTCCACGACAGACGCGCTTGCTGCGAGCAGCATTGCCCAGAAGCTTGGCCTGCCGCAGCGCATCGTGCACATTCTAGAAGCCGAGAGCCTTATCAACGATGCCAGTGGCCTGCTTGCTCTTAGCTTTACGGTGAACATCATTCTGAATGGTCACGGACCTTCATTTCGTGCGGCTGTAGGCGAGTTGCTCTATCTCTCAATTGGCGGATTGTTGATCGGGCTCGCGATTGCGTGGGTTCACTCGCGGCTGATTCTGCGTATCGAGGCAACACAAATTGAGCTGACGATGACGCTGATGACGCCTTACATCGTCTACCTGTTGGCGGAACGGTTGCACACTTCGGGCGTAATGGCGACCGTTGCCTGTGGCTTGTACCTTGGCCACCGGAGAGCCCAACTGCTTTCCCTTGGCGCTCGTCTCGAATCACGTGCGGTATGGAATACGGTGGACTTCGTTCTCAATGGCGTCGTCTTCCTACTGCTTGGGCTGCAGATCTCCATTGTGCTGGCGGGCATTGAAGGCTTGAGAATAGGTCAATTGATTGCGGGCGGACTGATTGTGAGCCTGATTGTGATTGCACTGCGTTTTCTCTGGGTTCTTCCCGGAGCATGGGTGGGGCAAAAGCTCCGACAGATCCACTCAGGTATCAAGATGAGTCCAGTGGACAGGCGCTATGCTTTCGTTGTCGGATGGGGTGGCATGCGTGGAGCCATCGCGCTGGCAGCTGCCGTATCTCTACCAGAAACGCTGCGGAATGGCGCTCCATTTCCGGCACGCAATATCATCATCTTCTTCACTTTCTGCGTGATTCTGGTAACGCTTGTCATCCAGGGGCTTTCGTTCCCGTTCGTTATCCGCAAACTGGGGCTCGCGCAGGGAGAAAAAGAAGATCCGGAAGAGCAATTTGCCCAGAAGAAGATGATTCACAATGCGCTTGAATATCTGCAGCGTGAAAAGGAGCAAAAGCCACGCGAGAAGGAAGTCTACGAAGCTGTGGAAAGGAACTACAAGCGCAGACTCGCGCTCCTAACAGATGCGCAGGACACGGCGAAACAAGAGGTGATTACCCAGGCACACCGCTATCTCGAGATATCACGCGCTGCGCGCGATATAGAACGGCGCACGGCTGGTGAATTGCTGGCGAGAAGCCAGATCAACGATGTGGTCTACCAGCAACTCATTATGGACATTGATCTGTTGGATAAACGATTTGCGACAACGCCACCTGCTTGA
- a CDS encoding AMP-binding protein, with the protein MRPHLATLVDDFRRLGNATAIVTYRGNRRLRASYADIASLAERFATELQRRDVHMGERVLLWGQNSAEWIGVFFGCVLRGVLVVPLDAGGGIDFARRVVAETSPKLIVGDQPLVGSLSEIVPKIVLDEIKSALPPEPDGKASEGSLSLDTPLQVIFTSGTTMEPKGVVHTHRNVLASVAPIEREMQKYLRYERLFHPLRFLHTLPLSHVFGQFMGLWLPVLLGAEVHFESRLQAQRLIDLTRSERISVLVAVPRVLDLLRSHLLADDPELKTQIQKAQGESVWSRWWRFRKVHRLLGLKFWAFVCGGASLPADLESFWSTIGFALIQGYGMTETTALVTLNHPFKIGKGTIGKPLPGREVRISDDGEILVRGDMISTSTWQRGKMQQAPDDWLATGDLARSDAQGQLQFLGRRSQVIVTSSGLNIHPEDVEAVLDKQDGVRASVVVPLETPSGNEAMTVLLFRGSEEEAAKAVRHASAGLSEYQRIRYWRIWPELDFPRTSTGKIQRGKVAEWAAAHAFASTVTSTDTNHDALADLISNIARLPTATAGDEARLDEDLHLDSLGRVQLQGELERRMGVALDDATMARIETLGDLRRSLGLRGAAAEMEPGVTSPAVASESNTTCERAVYPRWPWSLPMRAARIVFLECALRPLVWFLASPKVERLPNMTWPDAPFLIIANHITAYDAALVLYALPGKVRRRVAVAMAAEILDDFRHARGQGSWFLNGLFPVAYWLITGLFNVFPLPSSIGFRDSFAHMGKALDRGYNIMIFPEGHRSGGLLAHFRPGIGLLVQESDAEVVPVALLGLGELKQSRKRWFRSGKLSIRVGRSMQIDKGLQADEITSQLENTLRAMLK; encoded by the coding sequence ATGCGCCCGCACCTCGCCACACTCGTCGATGATTTTCGCCGACTAGGAAATGCTACTGCGATTGTTACGTATCGTGGCAATCGCCGGTTGCGTGCAAGCTATGCAGACATTGCTTCGCTTGCCGAACGATTTGCGACGGAGTTGCAGCGGCGTGATGTCCATATGGGAGAGCGCGTGTTGCTTTGGGGGCAGAACAGCGCGGAGTGGATAGGCGTGTTCTTCGGTTGTGTTCTGCGAGGCGTTTTAGTTGTACCGCTGGATGCAGGCGGCGGGATTGACTTCGCCAGGCGAGTCGTCGCTGAGACTTCTCCAAAACTCATTGTCGGGGATCAACCGTTGGTCGGCTCTTTGTCGGAGATCGTCCCCAAGATTGTGCTCGATGAAATTAAGAGTGCGCTGCCACCGGAACCAGATGGGAAGGCGAGCGAAGGCTCGCTGAGTCTGGATACGCCGCTGCAGGTCATCTTCACATCCGGTACAACCATGGAACCGAAAGGCGTCGTTCATACCCACCGAAACGTGCTGGCCAGCGTTGCTCCGATTGAACGGGAGATGCAGAAGTACCTGCGCTATGAACGGCTCTTTCATCCATTGAGATTTCTGCATACGCTCCCCCTCAGCCATGTCTTCGGGCAGTTTATGGGGCTGTGGCTTCCGGTGCTGCTTGGGGCTGAAGTTCATTTCGAATCGCGTTTGCAGGCGCAACGGTTGATCGACCTCACGCGGAGCGAACGAATCTCGGTTCTCGTGGCAGTACCGCGCGTATTGGATCTATTGCGATCGCACTTGTTGGCGGATGATCCAGAGCTAAAAACACAGATACAGAAGGCGCAGGGTGAATCGGTCTGGAGCAGATGGTGGCGCTTCCGCAAGGTCCACAGACTTCTGGGGTTGAAGTTCTGGGCCTTTGTGTGTGGTGGCGCTTCGCTGCCTGCTGATCTTGAAAGTTTCTGGAGCACGATTGGATTTGCGCTGATTCAAGGGTATGGCATGACGGAAACGACTGCTCTCGTAACGCTGAATCATCCGTTCAAGATCGGCAAGGGAACAATCGGCAAGCCGCTACCGGGGCGCGAGGTCCGGATCAGCGATGACGGCGAGATTCTTGTCCGCGGCGATATGATTTCTACCTCGACATGGCAGCGTGGAAAGATGCAGCAAGCCCCTGACGACTGGCTGGCAACAGGCGATCTCGCTCGCAGCGACGCACAGGGACAGCTTCAGTTTCTCGGTCGAAGGAGTCAGGTCATCGTTACTTCTTCGGGCTTGAATATTCATCCGGAAGATGTTGAGGCTGTTCTTGACAAGCAGGATGGGGTGCGTGCCTCGGTTGTCGTGCCGCTGGAAACTCCGAGCGGCAATGAAGCGATGACGGTGTTGCTTTTTCGGGGATCGGAGGAGGAAGCGGCAAAGGCAGTCCGGCACGCAAGCGCGGGACTTTCGGAATACCAGCGGATTCGCTACTGGCGGATTTGGCCTGAGTTGGATTTTCCACGGACTTCAACCGGCAAGATTCAGCGGGGCAAAGTAGCGGAATGGGCAGCAGCGCATGCCTTTGCGTCAACTGTAACTTCTACCGATACAAATCACGATGCGCTCGCTGACTTGATTTCGAATATAGCGCGCTTGCCTACCGCAACGGCTGGCGACGAGGCCCGTCTTGATGAAGACCTGCATCTCGATAGCCTGGGCCGGGTGCAACTGCAGGGTGAGCTGGAACGTCGCATGGGAGTCGCACTTGACGATGCAACCATGGCGCGCATAGAGACGCTTGGCGATTTGCGACGGAGCCTGGGATTGAGAGGTGCTGCGGCCGAGATGGAGCCAGGTGTCACATCACCTGCTGTCGCCAGTGAGAGTAATACGACGTGTGAGCGAGCGGTTTATCCACGTTGGCCGTGGTCATTGCCCATGAGGGCCGCGCGTATTGTTTTCCTGGAATGCGCCTTGCGGCCTCTGGTCTGGTTTCTTGCCAGCCCTAAGGTTGAGCGGCTTCCGAATATGACATGGCCGGATGCGCCATTTCTTATCATCGCCAATCACATCACTGCGTATGATGCGGCGCTGGTGTTGTATGCTCTGCCGGGCAAAGTGCGCCGGCGCGTCGCGGTTGCTATGGCGGCTGAGATACTGGATGATTTTCGCCATGCTCGCGGGCAGGGATCATGGTTCTTGAATGGACTCTTTCCAGTCGCTTATTGGCTAATCACTGGGCTGTTTAATGTGTTCCCGCTTCCAAGCAGCATCGGATTTCGCGATAGCTTTGCTCACATGGGCAAGGCTCTCGATCGCGGATATAACATTATGATTTTTCCGGAGGGACATCGTTCCGGCGGGCTTCTGGCTCATTTTCGACCGGGCATCGGGTTGCTGGTACAAGAATCCGATGCTGAAGTTGTGCCCGTGGCGCTGCTTGGTCTTGGCGAATTGAAGCAGAGCAGAAAGCGATGGTTCCGCTCAGGCAAGTTATCAATTCGTGTGGGGCGATCGATGCAAATCGATAAGGGTTTACAAGCAGATGAAATTACGTCCCAGCTGGAGAATACTTTGCGCGCGATGCTCAAGTAG
- a CDS encoding RNB domain-containing ribonuclease yields MNDNHQVNLQALARQSMLEHGFHPDFSAAVRKELQSLESHAPDHHPQAARDLRQLLWSSIDNDTSRDLDQIEFAQEAEDGPVRIQIAIADVDAFVPAGSAIDKHASDQTTTVYTGVHNFSMLPDELSTGLTSLLEDQERLGVVYEFSVDGEGCVGEHNIYRASVRNHAQLAYPSVGAWLNSGSNAPPKVASSSELQKQLLLQNRVAQVLRKERYRRGALNLQTIETHPLMTDGKPVDIETQQKTPANDLIEDFMIAANEVVARSLERAGFSSIRRVVKTPKRWDRIVEVAAQFGTKLPGEPDSKALQDFLCDRRAVDPDHFPDLSLTVVKLLGSGEYVLERVGETAPGHFGLAVQDYTHSTAPNRRYADLVTQRLIKAMLAKRRSPYSDDELAAIAQQCTKQEDAARKVEREMGKRIAAVVMRSRIGQSFTAIVTGVNEHGSFVRTTHPHVEGMLVRGQKGVDVGDKLNVTLVHTDPERGYIDFARS; encoded by the coding sequence ATGAACGATAACCATCAGGTCAACTTGCAGGCTTTGGCGCGCCAGTCCATGCTGGAGCACGGTTTTCATCCAGATTTTTCCGCTGCGGTTCGAAAGGAGCTTCAGTCACTGGAGTCACACGCGCCAGATCACCATCCGCAAGCTGCGCGGGATCTCCGTCAGTTGCTGTGGTCATCGATTGATAACGATACTTCGCGAGATCTCGATCAGATTGAGTTCGCGCAAGAGGCGGAAGATGGGCCTGTTCGCATCCAGATTGCGATTGCGGATGTGGATGCATTTGTACCGGCAGGTTCGGCCATCGATAAGCATGCCTCTGACCAGACAACGACTGTCTACACCGGCGTGCATAACTTTTCCATGCTGCCGGATGAGCTTTCGACCGGTCTCACTTCCCTTCTTGAAGACCAGGAGCGATTGGGGGTTGTGTACGAATTTTCCGTGGATGGCGAAGGCTGCGTTGGCGAACACAATATCTATCGGGCTTCCGTAAGAAATCATGCGCAGCTTGCTTATCCATCGGTTGGAGCCTGGCTGAATTCCGGCAGCAACGCCCCGCCGAAAGTGGCGAGTTCAAGTGAACTGCAGAAACAGCTCTTGCTGCAGAATCGCGTTGCCCAGGTGCTACGGAAGGAACGCTATCGCCGCGGAGCGCTCAATCTTCAAACGATAGAAACCCATCCGTTGATGACGGACGGAAAGCCTGTCGATATTGAGACACAACAGAAGACGCCGGCCAACGATCTGATTGAAGACTTCATGATTGCGGCCAATGAAGTGGTCGCCCGGAGCCTTGAGCGGGCAGGGTTCTCTTCGATTCGACGCGTGGTGAAGACGCCGAAGCGCTGGGACCGCATTGTGGAGGTGGCTGCGCAATTCGGTACGAAGCTCCCGGGCGAGCCTGACTCCAAGGCTCTGCAGGATTTCCTTTGCGACCGCCGTGCCGTTGATCCAGATCACTTTCCGGATTTGTCGCTGACGGTGGTGAAGCTGCTCGGCTCGGGTGAATATGTGCTGGAGCGGGTTGGCGAAACTGCGCCGGGACACTTCGGACTCGCTGTTCAGGATTACACGCATTCAACGGCACCGAACCGTCGCTATGCGGATCTGGTAACGCAACGCCTGATCAAGGCGATGCTCGCGAAGCGGCGCTCACCCTATTCCGATGACGAGCTTGCTGCGATCGCGCAGCAATGTACAAAACAGGAAGATGCCGCGCGCAAAGTGGAGCGTGAGATGGGAAAGCGCATTGCTGCGGTTGTGATGCGAAGCCGCATCGGGCAATCATTTACAGCAATCGTTACAGGTGTCAACGAGCACGGCTCTTTCGTGAGAACTACCCATCCGCACGTAGAAGGCATGCTGGTTCGGGGGCAGAAGGGCGTGGATGTCGGTGACAAGCTGAATGTAACACTTGTACATACCGATCCCGAACGGGGATACATCGACTTCGCTCGGAGCTAG